The Xiphophorus couchianus chromosome 6, X_couchianus-1.0, whole genome shotgun sequence genomic interval ATCAGATTATTTTAACTTTCattcaaatatgttttctcttCATCCATCATATTTAATCAAACTCCGGCTTCCTAAAGAGACCAAACAATAAACACTCCTGATCAGCTGCTAAATCCAAAATATCATGTTACAATATTGCTTCTTTATTCAAAACATCAATGTGATATCTTGCAATTTTTTGCTTAATTTGTTGATAAATCAGTGTGGATAGTATTAAAACTGTATCCAGGAGAGATGAAATGACCATAAAGTCgtgttttaaatgtgatttattgcaGACCATCCGGGTCGGTACCAGCCTCTTTCTGCAAACACTCCTCCTTTAAAACGTGCAGCACTGAATTTGATTGGCTGTTTGCGTCTAACCACCTGTCGCAGGGCGGAGCCTAAGGCCGCAAAGTGGTGTGATGGCCACCATGCCCGTCCCAGGAGAAGCCACCAGAGGGCGGCGGAGGGCTGAAGTCTCTGCCCATCGGCATGTCGCAGGAGTCGGGGTGCAGCAGGAAACCGGAGAACGTGCTTTTGCTTTCGCTGTCGGTGAACATGCCGTTAGTTAGTGAGTCCTTCACCTGCATCCACACCTGGTCTCCTCTGCTCAGGTGCAGGACGACCGTGTGGCTGGCGGTGGTCTGGCTCGACGCCTCCGTTACCCTGGCTACCGGGTAGAAGTTTCGGAACAGGCCGACCTTCAGCGGCTTCTGATTGGTCGCCAGGTGGAAGGAGAAAACGTAGGTGCCGTTGATGGGCGCCGTGTATATGCCCATGCTCGGGTCGAAGTGCCTTTGCTCATTGGTCAGGATGTCAGGGAAGGCAACCGGCCAGTTGGCAGCGGGGAACGACTGGTTGATGCATGCGGAGAAAGCTGATTGGATGGCCGGGGAGCAGGGGCCGGGGGGACCCATGACACCCATGTTACCCTGATCTCCCTTCAAACCTGTGGAGCCCTGAATGCCTTGTGAACCAGCATCACCTTTGTCTCCTTTGCTGCCCTTTTCCCCTGGGGCCCCATTGGTACCGTCCGTCCCGTTCTTACAGTCACAGATCCCCTGTTCACCATGATCTCCCTTCTGACCATTCACACCGGGATTCCCTGCCACTCCTGTATCTCCCTTATCGCCCTTCACACCTGTAGCTCCCACAATGCCCTGCACCCCGGGCAGGCCCCGGGCCCCTACTGGCCCCGGGAGCCCCGGCAGACCCGGTGCACCCGGGGCACTCTCGCAGGAGGCGGGGCAGGTGCCCATCTCTCCCTGGGGACCCTGAGCACCTGGAGGTCCGCTCAGGCCCTGGTCTCCTTTCTcccctgcagaaacacaaatcaAGCATTGATCAtgtgagaaaacattaaaaacatttttctgttctgaTCTCAGACCTTTGAATCCTCGATCGCCCTTCGTTCCGGTGAATCCAGCTGGACCGCTCTGACCTTTCTCTCCTGAATCTCCTTTCTGACCTGAAGTGGAAATGAAGAAACTCCTGACCTCAGACTCTCTGCTGCtgtatttcagttttacatGTGAGGACAGAAAGGTTGGTCTGTAACTCACCCTTTGTGCCCTGGGGGCCGGTGAATCCTCGGTAGCCTTTGAATCCCATCATCCCTCTCATTCCAGGACTTCCAGGTTCACCTGATCAAAGAACAAAATCATCTGAACTGATCAATTTTTATATAATAGGATTTCTGTTTAATGCTTTTAAGATGAAGCCAAGATGCTGAAATGACTTCATGCATAAAACTGCAGGACTTGAGCAACAATCCGGATCTACAGCTGAACTTTATCCCTCCAACagtttcctttctgttttagggataaaatacaaaaacagttaATTATGTACAGAAAACACCAGAGATAAAAGAATGAGGAATTTAATGCCAGTTAGAGTGAGGAGTTCGTTACCTGAGTGACCTTTGGAAAACGTCTAGGATTAATTTAACTTTACTTCAGACATGATGAGGTTTGTTGCTCTTATTGTGGAGATCTGACTGACCTGCAGTTACTTCACCgaatgacaaacaaaaacccagaaAGCACCAGAGCGGTGAGTCTGAGACTTTTCCTACTCAGTCGTCTTTGTTCTGGTTTGTTTCTGCTGAATCTGCAGTAAATAATGgaagttctttgttttaataaatactgACTGTACGTGTTGGTTTCTAAGGTTTAATGCTTTGGAAACATGAAGTgcaaatttcttctgtttgaatttgtcatttttaaggaTAATTAATTTTTACTCGTGTTTTATATCATcatgcttttatgttttgtctgtataataaaatcattttcacaaattaaatcagattaaactcTTTCACTTCcacctttttaccaaataactTTTTACTCTTTGCCAACTAGACTAAACTCACCTCTGGTAGGAGAACAAACTGGACAAATTTGGCAGAATTTGTCATAACAGCAAAGCATTTCCAGTCCAGTCACTGGTCTGTGTAAAATGTGCATCAACTGGCATTAGTGGGCCAGAAGACCGAAGGCTTTGAGGTTCAGACAAAACTGATCTCAGCTACAAATAAAGTCTGACGGATATTGTGATCTTTTGATTTGCTGatataaaatcaacatttgaaCGTTTGTGTAATCTCACCTGGAGGCCCCCGGTCTCCACGGTC includes:
- the LOC114146284 gene encoding inner ear-specific collagen, with the protein product MQLIFLNGLQETTMSNSDRKMLSSVLGLSVLFSACSAMLLPNMTSNLVQKGQQPEEEGSSYDPNTSHWPETGKNHSSVPDPQWPWETRSGPIWPPSENMTNYADGLRMLATSSPLLPEPDTSICDILFSQPVPPSIDQIPFFCVCSYCKGTVGPKGDRGDRGPPGEPGSPGMRGMMGFKGYRGFTGPQGTKGQKGDSGEKGQSGPAGFTGTKGDRGFKGEKGDQGLSGPPGAQGPQGEMGTCPASCESAPGAPGLPGLPGPVGARGLPGVQGIVGATGVKGDKGDTGVAGNPGVNGQKGDHGEQGICDCKNGTDGTNGAPGEKGSKGDKGDAGSQGIQGSTGLKGDQGNMGVMGPPGPCSPAIQSAFSACINQSFPAANWPVAFPDILTNEQRHFDPSMGIYTAPINGTYVFSFHLATNQKPLKVGLFRNFYPVARVTEASSQTTASHTVVLHLSRGDQVWMQVKDSLTNGMFTDSESKSTFSGFLLHPDSCDMPMGRDFSPPPPSGGFSWDGHGGHHTTLRP